In Flavobacterium endoglycinae, one DNA window encodes the following:
- a CDS encoding DoxX family protein has protein sequence MISKNTDLGLLLVRISVGGLMLFHGIAKLLHGISFLVENMGAFGYAVYIGEVLAPIAILLGFRTRIASVLLAITCIVAVAVAHAQDIFSISDHGGYANELLMLYLFGAIALFFTGAGKYSVSKTNTWD, from the coding sequence ATGATTTCAAAAAACACAGATCTTGGATTGTTGCTGGTACGCATCAGCGTTGGTGGATTAATGCTTTTCCACGGTATAGCAAAACTGCTGCATGGTATTTCTTTTCTTGTAGAGAATATGGGCGCTTTTGGATATGCTGTTTACATTGGTGAAGTTTTAGCACCAATTGCAATTCTTTTAGGTTTCAGAACCAGAATTGCTTCCGTTCTTTTAGCCATTACTTGTATTGTTGCCGTTGCGGTGGCACATGCTCAGGACATTTTTTCAATTAGTGATCACGGCGGATATGCAAACGAATTACTAATGCTTTATCTGTTTGGAGCGATCGCATTATTCTTTACCGGAGCTGGTAAATATTCGGTTTCCAAAACAAATACTTGGGATTAA